One Miscanthus floridulus cultivar M001 chromosome 11, ASM1932011v1, whole genome shotgun sequence DNA window includes the following coding sequences:
- the LOC136492377 gene encoding BTB/POZ and MATH domain-containing protein 2-like — MVAGDTNSSSSANPSLLPATSSRCLTHGITATHDYKVSNFSLLVGIGQVVASSTFSAGGCNWSIRFFPDGDDETPEEAASFTAVYLCLVAGPAGTRIRAGGALLWDSNDSFTIRCAMAVIRTHTEDDAIIEVPESVLRHDLARMLRDGDGTDVTFVVGDRFFRAHRSMVFKAQLFGAMKEAQA, encoded by the exons ATGGTTGCTGGTGATACCAACTCCTCATCTTCAGCTAACCCATCGCTGCTGCCCGCGACGTCGTCGAGATGCCTGACGCATGGCATCACCGCGACGCACGACTACAAGGTGTCCAACTTCTCGCTGCTCGTGGGCATCGGCCAGGTCGTTGCCTCGAGCACCTTCAGCGCCGGCGGGTGCAACTGGAGCATCAGGTTCTTCcccgacggcgacgacgagacTCCTGAAGAGGCAGCCTCTTTCACGGCGGTCTACCTGTGCCTTGTGGCGGGACCGGCCGGTACCAGG ATCCGTGCTGGAGGGGCGCTGCTGTGGGACTCCAACGACAGCTTCACGATCCGGTGCGCCATGGCCGTCATCCGAACGCACACGGAGGACGACGCCATCATCGAGGTCCCGGAGTCAGTCCTCCGCCACGACCTGGCGCGCATGCTCAGGGACGGCGACGGCACCGACGTGACGTTCGTCGTCGGCGACCGGTTCTTCCGCGCGCACCGCTCCATGGTGTTCAAGGCGCAGCTCTTCGGCGCCATGAAGGAGGCCCAAGCCTAG